A genome region from Brooklawnia propionicigenes includes the following:
- the orn gene encoding oligoribonuclease produces MLVWIDCEMTGLNLATDALVEVAVLVTDGELKVQGEGLDLLIPPSQQALEQMNETVLKMHSDSGLLDELEKATLSMADAEAQLLDYIKTYVPDARKAPLAGNTVGTDRAFLARDMPELEGHLHYRNVDVSSIKELARRWYPRAYYNAPDKNGNHRALADIQESIEELQYYREAVFVPQPGPTSTAARAIAAKCQGSLTGFAAQA; encoded by the coding sequence ATGCTGGTGTGGATCGACTGTGAAATGACCGGGCTCAACCTGGCTACCGATGCTTTGGTCGAAGTCGCGGTACTGGTGACCGATGGCGAGCTCAAGGTGCAGGGCGAAGGCCTCGACCTGTTGATCCCGCCGTCCCAGCAGGCACTGGAGCAGATGAACGAGACGGTGCTCAAGATGCACTCCGATTCGGGTCTTCTCGACGAGTTGGAGAAGGCAACCCTGAGCATGGCCGACGCCGAGGCGCAACTGCTCGACTACATCAAGACCTATGTGCCCGATGCCCGGAAGGCCCCGCTGGCCGGTAACACGGTCGGCACCGACCGCGCCTTCCTCGCCCGGGACATGCCCGAGCTCGAGGGCCATCTGCACTACCGCAACGTGGATGTCTCCAGCATCAAGGAGCTGGCCCGACGCTGGTATCCGCGGGCCTACTACAACGCTCCGGACAAGAACGGCAACCACCGGGCGCTCGCCGACATCCAGGAGTCGATCGAGGAGTTGCAGTACTACCGCGAGGCCGTCTTCGTCCCGCAGCCCGGCCCCACCAGCACCGCGGCTCGGGCCATTGCAGCCAAGTGTCAGGGCTCACTGACCGGTTTCGCCGCGCAGGCCTGA
- a CDS encoding PrsW family intramembrane metalloprotease — MTADANTWRPPASTIPVRATGRGAAAVVSHAPDGRGEAGHDDRPAQYRRRQNGLAQQVDPSLKWHQRLLRNPYTWIVLAMTLVYAGLLFTVYRTVGDGLIEEVGAVTKEATGNPTVLVWGQINEAYLKVIPFAAATLGCYVLLLVFLDRLRPTTWSMKWLALGWGACAAVFISLHVNTWAGELMRAEGPVDPSQGARAAIFSAPFVEEAAKATILFFIAIAMRRRIVGVHQALTLAALSAAGFAFSENVVYYIRTYLYAVTIYGTDAEAELHQLFVLRGVVLSFGHLLFTSLTALGMIAALTNRSKIVRVLAPVAGYLAAAFGHMLFNGFASLSSSTLVLIIGGWIGVLALGVYTIFRYVHQTRNIRARLTELVELGWLQIDDPAEMSKLFGRWRMALAAFLRGPRVFRATLRLQRSLTEIAYLRDAEMRGIVDAMAIERERDLILAAGEARVWAIDHVRGVPFIPPQWGEAVRSLVQRVKDARAERRARRARKQPPQSWSPPTGVPVATGGGGWPAQWR; from the coding sequence ATGACTGCTGACGCCAACACGTGGCGGCCTCCGGCCTCCACCATTCCCGTGCGGGCGACCGGACGCGGCGCTGCGGCTGTCGTCAGTCACGCTCCCGACGGCCGTGGGGAAGCCGGCCACGACGATCGGCCGGCCCAGTACCGGCGGCGGCAGAACGGCTTGGCCCAGCAGGTGGATCCGTCGCTCAAGTGGCATCAGCGCCTGCTTCGCAATCCCTACACCTGGATCGTCCTCGCGATGACGCTGGTCTACGCCGGCCTGTTGTTCACCGTCTACCGCACGGTCGGCGACGGGCTGATCGAAGAAGTCGGCGCGGTCACCAAGGAGGCGACCGGAAACCCGACGGTGCTGGTCTGGGGCCAGATCAATGAGGCCTACCTGAAGGTCATCCCGTTCGCCGCCGCGACGCTCGGCTGCTACGTGCTGCTGCTGGTCTTTCTGGACCGCTTGCGTCCCACTACCTGGTCGATGAAATGGCTCGCGCTCGGCTGGGGAGCCTGCGCGGCCGTCTTCATCTCGCTGCACGTCAACACCTGGGCCGGCGAATTGATGCGAGCCGAAGGCCCGGTGGATCCGTCTCAGGGCGCCCGGGCTGCGATCTTCTCGGCGCCCTTCGTCGAGGAAGCCGCGAAGGCGACCATACTTTTCTTCATCGCGATCGCCATGCGCAGGCGGATCGTCGGCGTCCATCAGGCGCTCACGCTGGCTGCCTTGTCAGCAGCCGGCTTCGCATTCAGCGAGAACGTCGTCTACTACATTCGCACCTACCTGTACGCGGTCACGATCTACGGCACCGACGCCGAAGCAGAGCTGCATCAGCTCTTCGTGCTGCGCGGGGTGGTGCTGTCGTTCGGGCATCTGCTGTTCACCTCGTTGACTGCGCTCGGCATGATCGCCGCCCTGACCAACCGCAGCAAGATCGTCCGTGTTCTGGCGCCGGTGGCCGGTTATCTCGCCGCGGCGTTCGGGCACATGCTCTTCAACGGGTTCGCATCGCTGTCCAGCAGCACGTTGGTGCTGATCATCGGCGGCTGGATCGGCGTCCTCGCGCTGGGCGTCTACACGATTTTCCGGTACGTCCACCAGACCCGCAACATCCGGGCCAGGCTCACCGAGCTGGTCGAGCTCGGCTGGCTACAGATCGATGATCCGGCCGAGATGAGCAAGCTGTTCGGGCGCTGGCGGATGGCCCTCGCCGCATTCCTGCGCGGTCCTCGGGTCTTCCGGGCCACCCTGCGCCTGCAGCGCAGCCTTACCGAGATCGCCTATCTGCGTGATGCCGAGATGCGCGGAATCGTCGATGCGATGGCGATCGAGCGTGAACGCGACCTCATCCTGGCCGCCGGTGAGGCCCGGGTCTGGGCGATCGATCACGTTCGTGGCGTCCCGTTCATCCCGCCGCAGTGGGGCGAAGCGGTACGCTCGCTCGTGCAACGCGTGAAGGACGCGCGCGCCGAGCGCCGGGCGCGCCGGGCGCGCAAGCAGCCGCCCCAGTCGTGGTCGCCACCCACCGGCGTTCCGGTGGCTACCGGTGGCGGAGGGTGGCCCGCACAGTGGCGTTGA
- a CDS encoding ABC transporter, producing MELAGSLTSLRSALSQARFPLALPDRTAAQTTIHQIVSQLDDYVLPRLVNLEAPLLAVVGGSTGAGKSTLVNSLIGRVVSQPGVIRPTTRSPVLIHNPDDGRWFDDDRVLPGLIRSRVSSRDQRSLQLVSEPTLPAGLAILDAPDIDSVVKENRLLATQLLDAADLWLFVTSAARYADAVPWEFLRTAASRGAAISVVLDRVPPGAMAVVPADLGQMMSDRGLADAPLFAVPETVVDDLGLLPDSAVAPVRTYLATLAADKESRERVVRRTLDGAIGSLVQRAPEVANALDSQREVAVQLASDAQKAFAEAARAVAVQSADGTLLRGEVLSRWHDYVGTGDLMRSLDQGVSRLRDRIAGFFTGNSQRAERVGVAASSGLEALINGEAAAAAERAVVAWKANPAGRELMARYPELVRPGDELAGSTARAIRDWQSDVLALVANEGKGKRTSARIAALSVNGVGAALMLVIFFNTGGLTGAEGGVAVGTTVLAQRLLESVFGDEAVRKLATTAKQELDARVEGLMAGELVRFTRVIDDLGIGPDDAANVRQAVVEVERARGAGGQALRPGSPARPALDGAPHQELTTGSTAVEIAQVNAADAEIVDAELVHDNRQDGSN from the coding sequence ATGGAGTTGGCAGGGTCGCTGACCTCCTTGCGTTCGGCGTTGAGCCAGGCACGGTTCCCGCTGGCGTTGCCCGATCGCACGGCTGCCCAGACAACGATCCATCAGATCGTCAGTCAGCTCGACGACTACGTCCTGCCTCGACTGGTCAACCTGGAGGCGCCGCTGCTGGCTGTGGTCGGCGGTTCCACCGGCGCAGGCAAGTCCACACTGGTCAACTCGCTCATCGGACGCGTGGTCTCACAGCCAGGCGTCATCCGCCCCACCACCCGCTCGCCGGTGCTGATTCACAATCCGGACGACGGCCGCTGGTTCGACGACGACCGTGTGCTGCCCGGGCTGATCCGCTCCCGGGTCTCCAGCCGGGACCAGCGTTCGCTGCAGCTGGTGTCCGAACCGACGTTGCCCGCAGGGCTGGCGATCCTGGACGCCCCGGACATCGATTCGGTCGTCAAGGAGAACCGGCTGTTGGCCACCCAGCTTCTCGATGCGGCCGATCTGTGGCTGTTCGTCACCTCCGCGGCCCGCTATGCCGATGCGGTCCCGTGGGAATTCCTGCGCACCGCCGCCAGCCGGGGCGCCGCCATCTCGGTGGTGCTCGACCGGGTGCCTCCGGGGGCGATGGCTGTCGTGCCCGCCGACCTCGGACAGATGATGTCCGACCGGGGCCTGGCGGACGCTCCGCTGTTCGCGGTGCCGGAGACCGTCGTGGACGATCTGGGCCTGCTGCCCGATTCGGCGGTGGCTCCGGTCCGGACCTACCTGGCCACCCTGGCCGCCGACAAGGAATCCCGGGAACGCGTCGTCCGGCGGACTCTCGACGGAGCGATCGGCTCCCTCGTACAGCGCGCGCCTGAGGTCGCGAATGCCCTCGACAGCCAGCGAGAGGTCGCCGTGCAGCTGGCCAGTGACGCCCAGAAGGCGTTCGCGGAGGCTGCCCGCGCGGTCGCGGTGCAGTCGGCCGATGGCACCCTGCTGCGCGGCGAGGTGCTGTCACGCTGGCACGACTACGTGGGTACCGGTGACCTGATGCGCAGCCTCGACCAGGGCGTCAGTCGGCTGCGGGACCGAATCGCTGGTTTCTTCACGGGCAATTCGCAGCGCGCAGAGCGGGTCGGGGTCGCAGCCAGCAGCGGGCTGGAAGCCCTGATCAACGGGGAGGCGGCCGCCGCCGCCGAACGCGCCGTCGTCGCCTGGAAAGCCAATCCGGCCGGCCGGGAACTGATGGCCCGCTACCCGGAGCTGGTTCGTCCCGGCGACGAACTGGCGGGCTCGACTGCGCGCGCCATCCGCGACTGGCAGTCCGATGTGCTCGCACTGGTCGCGAACGAGGGCAAGGGCAAACGCACCTCCGCGCGGATCGCTGCGCTCAGCGTCAACGGGGTGGGCGCTGCCCTGATGCTGGTCATTTTCTTCAACACCGGCGGTCTCACCGGAGCCGAGGGCGGGGTTGCAGTCGGCACGACGGTACTGGCCCAGCGGCTGCTCGAATCCGTCTTCGGTGATGAGGCGGTGCGCAAGCTGGCGACGACAGCCAAACAGGAACTGGACGCGCGGGTCGAGGGCCTGATGGCCGGTGAACTGGTGCGCTTCACCCGCGTGATCGACGATCTGGGTATCGGACCCGACGATGCCGCCAATGTCCGGCAGGCGGTCGTCGAGGTCGAACGCGCCCGGGGTGCGGGTGGTCAGGCTCTGCGGCCGGGTTCGCCGGCGAGACCGGCCCTCGATGGTGCGCCCCACCAGGAACTGACCACCGGCAGCACCGCGGTTGAGATCGCTCAGGTCAACGCCGCGGATGCGGAGATCGTCGATGCCGAACTCGTGCACGACAACCGGCAGGATGGCAGCAACTGA